CCAGGAAGGAATTGTTGCCGTGGTATTCAAATATTGTGATGACAACAAGCTACCCCTATTAGATTTAAAGGACTTCAAAAAAGTCTTACAATACGCCACAGGTGCCGGAAAAGCGGAATTCACAAAGGACTATGGTCGTATTTCTACCAGTTCTACAGGTACTATACTTAGAAAAATAATTGAGCTAGAGCAACAGGGTGCAGACCTGTTCTTTGGTGAGAAGTCATTTGAGGTGGACGATCTTACCCGAATAGACGAAAATGGAAGAGGCTATATTAATATTCTTAGACTAACGGATATTCAGGACCGACCAAAACTTTTTTCGACCTTTATGCTTAGTCTTTTGGCAGAAATCTATGCCAATTTTCCTGAACAAGGTGATAGCGATAGACCGGAATTGGTACTTTTTATAGATGAAGCTCACCTTATCTTTAAGGAAGCTTCGAAAGCGCTATTGGACCAGATAGAGAGTATTGTTAAGCTTATTCGTTCTAAAGGTATTGGCCTTTATTTTGTTACCCAAAACCCAACGGACGTTCCCAACGAAGTATTAGCACAGTTAGGCCTTAAAGTGCAACATGCCTTGAGGGCGTTTACGGCAAGAGATAGAAAAGCTATTAAATTGACGGCTGAAAATTATCCTATTTCGGAATACTACAATACCAAAGAAGTCCTTACTTCTCTTGGTATTGGAGAAGCATTGATTTCTGCACTAGATGAGAAAGGTAGGCCAACCCCATTAGCTGCAACCTTATTAAGAGCTCCTATGAGCCGCATGGATATTCTTACGGAAAAAGAACTTAAGGATGTTATTAAAAAGTCAAGCCTCGTAAAAAAGTATGGAGAGGTCATAGATAGGGAAAGTGCCTATGAAATTTTAAATGAAAAAATTGAAAAAGCAGAAGTTCTTGCCGCAAAGGAAAAGGCAAAGCCAAAGACCAGAAGCAGAACTACAAGAAGAAGCACCAGACAAAACCCTGTTATTAAAGTATTAACTAGTGCCACCTTCATAAGGGGTGTTTTAGGAGTATTGAAAAAAGTAATGCGTTAAAAGTTTTCCGCTACGCCTTTTCAGAAAAAAGGCAATAGTAACCAAATGATAAGCACAGCTAATTTTAAATTATTATAGTAGTACATGAAATCAATCAAAACAATCATCATTCTTCTTTCTTGCGTGCTGTTAACGCAGTGCAAAGAGGAAAAAGACCTCAACTTTATACTTTCTTCTGACCAAGTTGGAAAACTGAATAAAAATACTTTGGCCAGGGATTTAGAACTCATCTATGCCGAAGATTCCCTAGTTATGGATACGGTAAAATTAAATTTTGGAAGTGGGGCCAGTAAAATTAAGGTTTTTGAAAAAGGTGGCGCGCACCTCTTAACCTTAACACCTAATTCAGACAGCATACCAACCGTACAAAACGTAAAGGTTAACGACCCTAGATACATTACCGATGATGGGATAAATATTAATAGCACCTTTAAGGATATTAAAGATCACTATCAGATTAAAAAGATTATCACTTCCCTGAACAACGTGGTAATTCTGTTGAAGAATAATGATATATACTTCACTATTGATAAAACGGAACTTCCAGCTAGTTTACGCTATAAAGCCAATACGGATATTGAAGCGGTACAAATTCCTGACACGGCCAAAATAAAGTATATGATGATTGGTTGGGATTAATCGTTGACTCCTTCGACTACGCTCAGGACAAGGGTTGATCCCTTCGACTACGCTCAGGACAAGGGTTGATGCTCTCTTAAAAGAAATTATCAGCAATTGAAACCTATTTTTATTTTATTTGAAATTTTTCTTTATTCTGAAGTACTTTGGGACTGTTGAGCTGCATCCATTCCGTTAACTGAATTAATTTTTCTACATATTTTTTACCAAAGTCGCTTAGGCTGTACTCCACTCGTATTGGAACCTCGGGATACATTTTACGCACCAAATAACCATCGGTCTCCAACATCTTAAGGCGTTCGCTCAAAACCTTATTGGAAATACCATAGACATATTTTTTCAGCTTATTAAAACGCAACACGGGAAAGTAGCCTAAATATAGAATGATAAGAATACTCCATTTGTCAGAGGCCAAGGCCAATACATCGCGTACAGGACATAATTCTGGCGGATTTCTATAATCGATATGACCGAACATTTTTTTTAATTTTTTTGCCGTCCTAACTTGTTGATTGTCAATTATAGTTTCCATTACGATACCAGATTAGAGTTATGTAACCAGTGCGGATTACAAATCATTTATGTATTTTTGATTACAAATAATAACCAAGTTACAAAAAGTAACCTTATGAAAAAACGCTTGGCCAAATTCCTTCCAAAACTTTACGGCATGTCCCTTAATGTATTGGCCTTGATTAACCCAACCAAAGCGGCAAAAAAGGCTTTCTATATCTTTTGCACGGTGAGAAAGGGGCGTATACTTCCACATCAGAAAACCTATTTAGACCCAAAGAAAAAAGAGCTTATCGCTATAGCCGACCATAAAATTCAACTATATGAATGGAAAGGTAGTGGAGATACCGTATTGCTAGTTCATGGCTGGGAAAGCAATACTTGGAGATGGCACAAACTAATTGAAAAACTTTCCAATGCAGGTTACAACATTATTGCATTTGATGCTCCTGCACATGGCTATTCTTCAGGAAAATATCTTTATGTTCCTCTATATTCCCAGGTACTTCAAGAACTTGTCACAAAGTTCGATCCCGAACATCTCGTAGGCCATTCCGTGGGTGGAATGACCTTGCTGTACAATGAATACCAATACAGCAACGCCAACGTAGAGAAAATGGTTACCATCGGCTCTCCATCGGAATTTCATGAAATCATGAGCCATTATCAACTACTTCTAGGTTTAAATACACGGGTATACAATGCACTAGCAAAATACATTAGAGATAGGTTTGGCTTTACCATACGAGAATTTTCGACCTCTCGCTTTGCACGGTTGAATACTAAGAAAGGTCTTTTATTCCATGACAAACTAGATGTCATTGCGCCTTACCACGCTTCTGAACAAGTCCACGCCAGTTGGAAAAACAGTGAATTCATTAGCACTGAAGGGTTAGGGCATTCCATGCATCAAGACGAGGTCAATGAAAAGATCGTCGAATTTTTAAGTAAGTAATTGTGAGGTTCTGCACAATCTCTTACTTTTAATGCACCAATAAAATACGCATCTTGTCATGAACAACACCGTAACTCCTTTTCACATTGCCATCCCGGTACACAACTTGGCAGAATGTAGAACGTTCTACAGAGAAATATTGAACTGTGAAGAAGGAAGAAGTAGCGACCATTGGGTAGATTTCAATCTTTTTGGACATCAATTGGTCATACACTATAAACCTAAAACTGAATCTACGGACCAACATCATAACCCTGTAGATGGTCATGATGTTCCCGTTCCACATTATGGCGTTGTACTACCTTGGGAAACTTTTGAGTCTTTCTCAGAAGAGTTAAAAAACAAAGGTGTAAAATTCGTGATTGAACCCTATGTGCGGTTCCAAGGTTTGGTTGGTGAACAAGCCACCATGTTTTTCTTAGACCCGGCCGGTAACGCATTAGAGTTCAAAGCCTTCAAAGATATGGGACAACTATTTGCCAAGTAAACGGGCCTAACTAAAAAATACGTTTAACTTTTAATTATTGCGACCACTCCGTAGGTTCCCTATCCCATCTATGTTTATGGAGTTCTTTATACAATTCTCGTGACAACCCTTGCCCATCGCTTGTTGCTGTATTGGCCAAAACATTGCGTTGTTTTCGCATTCCTGGAATGGTTGTACTCACAGCATCGTTCATTAAAATAAAGCGGAGTGCCATTTCGGCCATAGTCATTCCTTCGGGAATTAGTGGTCTTAGCGCATCTGCATGCTCCACAGAAGAATTTAAGTTTTCGGGCACAAAATAAGTTCCTCGCCAGTCGCCCTCTGGGAAAGTGGTCTCCTTTGTCATGTTTCCCGTTAAAGTACCCTCATCAAAAGGTACCCGTGCAATAATTCCTAAATCTAATTCTTTACATGATGGGAATAATTTATCTACAGGAGCTTGGTCAAAAATATTGTAGATAACCTGAACTGTATCCAATTTTCCGGTTTTCAATGCTTTAATTCCATTTTCGGGCTCCCAGCGGTTCATGCTAATACCCATAGCTCCTATTTTCCCGGAAGTCTTTAAATCCTCAATAGCGCGCTGCCATTCCTCCCTATCGCTCCAAACATCGTCCCAGGTATGAAACTGCATTAAATCCAACTGCTCCATTCTCAAATTTCGTAATGTTTTATGCGTGAAATCCATGATATGTTCCACAGGGTAAGAGTCCTCGAAACGATATTCTGGCTTTGCAGGCCATTGAAAATTTTTAGGAGGAATCTTACTGGCGGTATATAATTTTTTAGAGGGATGTCTTTTGACCAACTCGCCAAGTAATTCTTCACTATGACCTTCACCATAACCCCAAGCGGTATCAAAAAAGTTAACTCCGTTTTCAACGGCCAAATCCAGCGATTTTGCCGATTGTTGGTCGTCCGAAGCTGTCCACCCTGCCATTCCCCACATACCATAACCTACTTCGCTCACTTGCCAATCCGTTCTTCCAAATCTTCTGTATTTCATATGTTTTAATTCTTTTTATCGATTACCTTTCTGCTTGTACAATTTTATACGTTGAATTGGCTTAAGTGGTAATTAAGGTGATACTTTGTTATACGGGTCCATTTCGCTTTGTTCAGTTGACCAAAATAAGGATGTGGCCCACAGACAAAATCATTATCCAATTGAGAAAATTCCAAAATATGTTGTTTTAATAAAACAACGTCGTTTCTAAAATGAGTCGGTTGCGTTCCGCCTCCCTCTACCTGTCCCAATCCTTTAGCCACCGGAACGGTTTTTCCGGCACTAGACAGCACCATGACCTCTTTAGACGTTAAACCACCGTACTCCTCTGCACGTATGGTATTCAAGGCCAAACGAATTTGGTCCGTACAGTGACAAATCATTTGATTCACGTTCATTTTTCCAAACATAGGTTTGGTATTAGCTGCTAACGTATCTATTCTATCAAAAAAATCATGAATCTCTTTTTCACTCATTACCCTTAGTTAAGGAAACAAAATTTGTTACCATGATCTAAAAAATAAATGATTATACACTGTCAAAATTGAGGACCTTTATTTATATCTCCAGCTAGTCAAATCGGCTCCTGTCGGTGCACTCTCCGCAATACGTTTCATAATTTTAGGGACATACATGCTGTTATAGCGTAGCCTACTTATTGCATTAGGTTCTTCCGGGTCACCGTTCCAGCAGTGTTCTGCCCTATCGCCATAAAGTACTTCCCCGTCATAATAAGGTTCTGATGTATTTTCTAAAAAATCTTCCATGAGATAGACGGCATTGTTGAGATAATAATTATCCATATCTCCACAATAAATATGTATTTTACCTTTAAGGTCATCTCCAAGTTTATCCCAATCCCTTTCCAGAATATGTCTTAGGTCATAATTTTCTTTCCAATACTCCGCCACGGTATGGTCAATATCACCGCTCATCTTATCCCAAATACGAACCGGGTAACCGTCATCTCCCTGAGGAGAATAGGTCGCTTCCCAAATGTCCCATTGTTGCCCTGAACGCGACTTGTCTCCCAGAACCAGCTCTAGATGATTTCCTTGAATCAAAGTTGATTGAATATTCCCCAAATAATCTCTATGCGCAGGAACCGCTAACTTTTTATGCGCACTATCATAGTAGTAGGCGTTATCATCTTCGTAAATATTGGTTAAGCAATACGCTCTAAAATCTATTGGGTCCGGACACGCAGCAAAGCATCCATTATATTCTTCTGGATATTTCACCTGTACGGCCAGGGCTTCCCATCCACCGGTTGAGCCTCCATAAAGAAAGCGAGACCAACCTTCTCCCAAACCACGAAACTCTTTTTCGATATAGGGAATAAGTTCGTAGGTAATGGCATCACCATAGGGGCCCTGACTTGCCGAATTAACGGCATAGGAATCATCATAGTATGGGGTTGGATGCTGTATTTCTATGATAATCATTCTTGGAAAATCTGGCTCGTTCCAACGCTTATAGAAATCATAGGCCTCCTGCTGCTGTATAACGTTATAGCCCTCTAAATTAAAACGCTCCGAATACTCCGGCTTCATTTCAGGGTCTGGTGGCGTTGTTCTAAAACCTCCAAAATCATCCGGAAAATGACCGTGAAAAACCATCAAGGGATACTTGGCCTCCGGGTGTTCGTTAAAACCTTTAGGTAAAAGAACATGGGCTCCCAAGTACATATCCCTTCCCCAGAATTCTGAAAGTTTTTCGGATTTTATTTTAATATGTTTTATCCACTCCGTATCCTTTGGCTCTTCAATTGGAGGTATGACCTGATCCATTACCACTGCAACATTCTCAATACCTTTATCCACCACTCTTATCTTAAAGGGTTTGCTGTATAGATTCCCTGGCGAACTCTTCCATTGTTGACCTTCACCATTATCCATTGGAAGTTTGACCGTATGCCCAGTAATCAGATTAAAGGTTTCATACACATGTAGCAAGGCCTGTACGTTATACTCTCCCGGTGGCACATCACTTAGACTTGAATAGGGATAACCAAAAACCGTATCATCAAAAGTGATAACATCTCCTGGTTTCATCTCGTCGACGTTCATCCCAAAAATCAATTGCCCATTTAGGCCATCATTAATTTGAAAACGAGGCTCTTTCTCATCATTATTAGATAGCATTAAGAGCAGGCGACCATCTTTAGGGGTCTCACTAGCTGTATTAGCAAAGGAAACATTAATGGAAATAGCAGGGTCTTTTTTGTTCTCTTCACAACTCACCAACAGAATACATCCTGCTAGCACACTAAATAATAATTTTTTCATGGTAATAATTTCGTTGGTTCAACACTGGATAACATTACCTAAAAGGTACGGTATTCTTTTTCACCGTCAAATAAGAAATTAAGGATTAAAGCGTTTTAAGTAAATAGGTCTATCTATTTAAATCTAAAAAACACCTCATGAAAAAAATAGTATTTGTCCTGAGTTTGCTTTGTGCGTTTGTGCTTTTAAGTTGTGATTACGATGACAGTAATGATATAGACATCCTGAAACCTGTAGATTCTACAGCCACTGGAATAAACACTCCAGACTTGGCTAACTAAAAAGCCTCCAATCCAAAGACTGAAGGCTTAAACTTATCATTTATTAGTTACGGACTACCAAATTTTAACGCGTTCTTCCGGAGCTAAGTAAAGAGAATCCGTTTCCTTAATATCAAAGGCCGTATAGAATTCCGGTACGTTTCTTACAATACCATTAACCCTTAGAGCAGCTGGGGAATGCGGATCGGTACTGATCTGCACACGTATGGCCTCATCTCTTGCTTTATTTCTCCACGCCTGAGCGTAACCGATAAATACGCGTTGTTCTCCTGTAAAACCGTCCATTACCGGTGCCTCATCCTCACCTAAGGACATCTTATAGGCTTTAAGTGCTATGCTCAGGCCACCTAAATCGCCAATATTTTCGCCAAGTGTAAACTCACCGTTCACATTAAGGTCCGGCAAAACCTCATAACCGTTATACTGTTCTACCAAAGCACCCGTTCTCTTCTTGAACTCTTCCTTATCGGCATCTGTCCACCAATTACGCATAGCCCCATCACCGTCAAAAGTGCTACCCATATCATCAAAACCATGACCTATTTCATGACCTATTACGGCACCGATAGCTCCATAATTAACCGCATCTTCCGCATCTAAATCAAAAAACGGAGGTTGAAGAATAGCTGCCGGAAAGACAATTTCGTTCATGGTAGGATTGTAATACGCATTAACGGTCTGTGGCGTCATTCCCCATTCGTCCTTATCAATGGGTTGACCTAACTTGGCCAATTCTCTGTCATATTCCATTAAACTAGAACGTCTAAGATTTCCGAACAAATCATCTGGATTAATATCGATATCGTAAGATTTCCATTTATCGGGATAACCAATCTTAGGTGTGAACTTGCTCAATTTATCCAAGGCCTCTTTTTTGGTAGCCTCGCTCATCCAATCCAATTCTTTAATACTTACCTCATAGGCCTTGAGCAA
This genomic window from Maribacter sp. MJ134 contains:
- a CDS encoding helicase HerA-like domain-containing protein encodes the protein MGSKEDFFAHIEKGYATKGDFITMGAAMLGEETITDALVKIPLKTLNRHGLIAGATGTGKTKTLQVLAENLSDKGIPVLLMDLKGDLSGLAQPSPGHPKIDERHTKIGIPFEAKSFPVEILSLSEQDGVKMRATVSEFGPTLLSRILDLTETQEGIVAVVFKYCDDNKLPLLDLKDFKKVLQYATGAGKAEFTKDYGRISTSSTGTILRKIIELEQQGADLFFGEKSFEVDDLTRIDENGRGYINILRLTDIQDRPKLFSTFMLSLLAEIYANFPEQGDSDRPELVLFIDEAHLIFKEASKALLDQIESIVKLIRSKGIGLYFVTQNPTDVPNEVLAQLGLKVQHALRAFTARDRKAIKLTAENYPISEYYNTKEVLTSLGIGEALISALDEKGRPTPLAATLLRAPMSRMDILTEKELKDVIKKSSLVKKYGEVIDRESAYEILNEKIEKAEVLAAKEKAKPKTRSRTTRRSTRQNPVIKVLTSATFIRGVLGVLKKVMR
- a CDS encoding winged helix-turn-helix transcriptional regulator; this translates as METIIDNQQVRTAKKLKKMFGHIDYRNPPELCPVRDVLALASDKWSILIILYLGYFPVLRFNKLKKYVYGISNKVLSERLKMLETDGYLVRKMYPEVPIRVEYSLSDFGKKYVEKLIQLTEWMQLNSPKVLQNKEKFQIK
- a CDS encoding alpha/beta fold hydrolase, encoding MKKRLAKFLPKLYGMSLNVLALINPTKAAKKAFYIFCTVRKGRILPHQKTYLDPKKKELIAIADHKIQLYEWKGSGDTVLLVHGWESNTWRWHKLIEKLSNAGYNIIAFDAPAHGYSSGKYLYVPLYSQVLQELVTKFDPEHLVGHSVGGMTLLYNEYQYSNANVEKMVTIGSPSEFHEIMSHYQLLLGLNTRVYNALAKYIRDRFGFTIREFSTSRFARLNTKKGLLFHDKLDVIAPYHASEQVHASWKNSEFISTEGLGHSMHQDEVNEKIVEFLSK
- a CDS encoding VOC family protein: MNNTVTPFHIAIPVHNLAECRTFYREILNCEEGRSSDHWVDFNLFGHQLVIHYKPKTESTDQHHNPVDGHDVPVPHYGVVLPWETFESFSEELKNKGVKFVIEPYVRFQGLVGEQATMFFLDPAGNALEFKAFKDMGQLFAK
- a CDS encoding aldo/keto reductase, encoding MKYRRFGRTDWQVSEVGYGMWGMAGWTASDDQQSAKSLDLAVENGVNFFDTAWGYGEGHSEELLGELVKRHPSKKLYTASKIPPKNFQWPAKPEYRFEDSYPVEHIMDFTHKTLRNLRMEQLDLMQFHTWDDVWSDREEWQRAIEDLKTSGKIGAMGISMNRWEPENGIKALKTGKLDTVQVIYNIFDQAPVDKLFPSCKELDLGIIARVPFDEGTLTGNMTKETTFPEGDWRGTYFVPENLNSSVEHADALRPLIPEGMTMAEMALRFILMNDAVSTTIPGMRKQRNVLANTATSDGQGLSRELYKELHKHRWDREPTEWSQ
- a CDS encoding DUF1569 domain-containing protein, with the translated sequence MSEKEIHDFFDRIDTLAANTKPMFGKMNVNQMICHCTDQIRLALNTIRAEEYGGLTSKEVMVLSSAGKTVPVAKGLGQVEGGGTQPTHFRNDVVLLKQHILEFSQLDNDFVCGPHPYFGQLNKAKWTRITKYHLNYHLSQFNV
- a CDS encoding alpha/beta hydrolase-fold protein — translated: MKKLLFSVLAGCILLVSCEENKKDPAISINVSFANTASETPKDGRLLLMLSNNDEKEPRFQINDGLNGQLIFGMNVDEMKPGDVITFDDTVFGYPYSSLSDVPPGEYNVQALLHVYETFNLITGHTVKLPMDNGEGQQWKSSPGNLYSKPFKIRVVDKGIENVAVVMDQVIPPIEEPKDTEWIKHIKIKSEKLSEFWGRDMYLGAHVLLPKGFNEHPEAKYPLMVFHGHFPDDFGGFRTTPPDPEMKPEYSERFNLEGYNVIQQQEAYDFYKRWNEPDFPRMIIIEIQHPTPYYDDSYAVNSASQGPYGDAITYELIPYIEKEFRGLGEGWSRFLYGGSTGGWEALAVQVKYPEEYNGCFAACPDPIDFRAYCLTNIYEDDNAYYYDSAHKKLAVPAHRDYLGNIQSTLIQGNHLELVLGDKSRSGQQWDIWEATYSPQGDDGYPVRIWDKMSGDIDHTVAEYWKENYDLRHILERDWDKLGDDLKGKIHIYCGDMDNYYLNNAVYLMEDFLENTSEPYYDGEVLYGDRAEHCWNGDPEEPNAISRLRYNSMYVPKIMKRIAESAPTGADLTSWRYK